The proteins below are encoded in one region of Campylobacter rectus:
- a CDS encoding PepSY-associated TM helix domain-containing protein — protein MTMLRLFHRYFGLASTWVIFFIFFSGTLAYYRDDITLFMQPEYYKLNYKNSEYLDTSLKYLKKYHPNSDIWRITPPSEFAPYVTVSWHDDVRVREHRRNRKVVKIDPDTAEVIMGRSTYGGGFLSALHYDLWFINRATAREIIGYITVVMLFVLLSGILIHKRILKDFFKFRKKSFWMDSHILASVSGFVIFLMLSVSGLYLVERFMLKGIYFEATAQNRASMQENFTAKAKAKNEERKRQKALAKAMTEQNLTAQKDEEGSKNLAEMRERLDKSIEFMPSTIAKTAKFMPTTDQVKSIIDKHSNENFESIVIQRSVQSAAYIQLNFAPNKPFTDNGLSFEAKVFDAVSNEKIEEIFEREVPRANLIMLFMRIFHIGGFGGELVRFIFFVFGCLGLVMCASGAYLWSRKQHSKFAIYTIKVLNNAFFIGLFTALGVYLLANQLIPYENKTRYEYEVYAFFAAFALIAIVGAVFVKRYAYALSSVMTCGVFAVVFVISIANGSFVNFEIFKISLACLFVCLAFAWFSFKFIKERA, from the coding sequence ATGACTATGCTTCGGCTCTTTCATAGATATTTCGGACTTGCCTCTACTTGGGTGATATTTTTTATATTTTTTAGCGGAACCTTGGCTTATTACAGAGACGACATAACTTTATTTATGCAGCCTGAATACTATAAATTAAACTACAAAAATAGCGAATATCTGGATACTTCGCTTAAATATCTCAAAAAATATCATCCAAATTCCGATATCTGGAGGATAACGCCGCCAAGCGAATTCGCTCCTTATGTAACCGTATCTTGGCATGATGACGTTAGAGTAAGAGAGCATAGAAGAAACCGTAAAGTCGTAAAGATTGACCCCGATACGGCTGAGGTCATAATGGGCAGAAGTACTTACGGAGGAGGGTTTTTAAGTGCTCTTCATTATGATTTGTGGTTTATAAATAGAGCGACCGCACGCGAAATAATCGGCTATATAACCGTAGTTATGCTTTTTGTTTTACTGTCGGGCATTTTGATACACAAGAGAATTTTAAAAGATTTTTTCAAATTTAGAAAAAAATCCTTTTGGATGGATTCTCATATCTTAGCCAGCGTTAGCGGGTTTGTGATATTTTTAATGCTTAGCGTTTCGGGTCTTTATCTGGTTGAGAGGTTTATGCTAAAAGGGATATATTTTGAAGCTACTGCTCAAAACAGAGCAAGTATGCAAGAGAATTTTACCGCTAAAGCCAAGGCAAAAAACGAGGAGCGCAAAAGGCAAAAAGCGCTTGCAAAGGCGATGACCGAGCAAAATTTAACCGCCCAAAAAGACGAAGAGGGCTCTAAAAATTTAGCCGAAATGAGAGAACGGCTTGACAAAAGTATAGAATTTATGCCTAGCACGATAGCAAAAACCGCCAAATTTATGCCTACTACCGATCAGGTTAAAAGTATCATAGATAAACACTCAAACGAAAATTTCGAAAGCATAGTTATCCAAAGAAGTGTGCAAAGTGCAGCTTATATACAGCTAAATTTTGCGCCTAATAAGCCGTTTACCGATAATGGACTGAGTTTTGAAGCTAAGGTTTTTGACGCTGTAAGTAACGAAAAAATCGAAGAAATTTTTGAAAGAGAGGTTCCTAGGGCAAATCTTATAATGCTGTTTATGAGAATTTTTCATATCGGCGGTTTTGGCGGAGAGCTTGTTAGATTTATCTTTTTTGTATTTGGTTGCCTCGGGCTTGTTATGTGCGCTTCGGGAGCTTATTTGTGGAGTCGCAAGCAACACTCTAAATTCGCAATATATACAATAAAAGTACTTAACAATGCGTTTTTTATAGGATTATTTACCGCTCTTGGGGTTTATCTGCTTGCAAATCAGCTAATACCTTACGAGAATAAAACCAGATACGAGTATGAGGTTTATGCCTTTTTTGCGGCTTTTGCTCTTATCGCTATTGTTGGCGCGGTTTTTGTAAAAAGATACGCATATGCCTTAAGTTCCGTGATGACTTGCGGCGTTTTTGCCGTTGTTTTTGTGATCTCTATAGCAAACGGCTCATTTGTAAATTTTGAGATTTTCAAGATTTCGCTTGCCTGTCTTTTTGTTTGCCTTGCCTTTGCGTGGTTTAGCTTTAAATTTATAAAGGAGAGGGCGTGA
- the exbB gene encoding TonB-system energizer ExbB, with protein sequence MSFLTQYIDYIIFSVLGAMSFIALGLGLERAIFFARFKQEYYKDLNELETDVTRNLTCIGVIGSNAPYVGLLGTVIGIIITFYDMGQSGNFETSTIMTGLSIALKATALGLCVAIPSLAIHSFALRSAQKKINEFKSLNGIK encoded by the coding sequence ATGAGTTTTTTAACTCAATATATAGACTATATCATATTTTCCGTCTTGGGAGCTATGAGCTTTATAGCTCTTGGTCTCGGACTTGAGCGAGCGATATTTTTCGCTCGCTTTAAGCAGGAGTATTATAAAGACTTAAACGAACTTGAAACAGATGTAACAAGAAATTTGACTTGTATAGGAGTTATCGGTTCAAATGCGCCTTATGTGGGGCTTCTTGGAACTGTTATAGGTATCATCATAACATTTTACGATATGGGACAAAGCGGAAATTTCGAGACATCGACTATCATGACAGGACTTTCCATCGCTTTAAAAGCGACAGCCCTTGGGCTTTGCGTAGCTATTCCAAGCCTTGCCATACATAGTTTTGCTTTAAGATCGGCGCAAAAAAAAATAAATGAATTTAAGAGTTTAAACGGCATAAAATAA
- a CDS encoding energy transducer TonB produces MKRKGLNLVFAFLISSCIHALAIGFVVYTIFGNDDNTNISKDKGERLAFGISFAQISDINTDSEAAAKSQEISNTTEDLRPPVEEVYEEVVFEDKLEEIIEQKVDEEQFKQDIKPKPKEKIKKPEKKKPVKPEKIVEKKHICENCAKPEKTADETTEKSFAKSSAGSNMQADNDVNAIGGSKSSGSAINEQVGGSNLSGEIYAALKKHMTYPKRALERKIEGRVVLEFRQIDEKKFEYIKVTESSGYRILDMHAIKIVNSAARSLPKESHNLVITVPISFDINNF; encoded by the coding sequence GTGAAGCGAAAAGGGCTGAATTTAGTATTTGCTTTTTTGATCTCATCTTGCATACATGCTTTGGCTATAGGGTTTGTCGTTTATACAATATTCGGCAACGACGATAATACAAATATCTCAAAGGATAAAGGCGAAAGATTAGCCTTTGGTATAAGTTTTGCTCAAATTTCCGATATAAATACCGACAGCGAGGCTGCGGCCAAATCCCAAGAAATTTCAAATACCACCGAAGATCTAAGACCTCCTGTTGAAGAGGTATATGAAGAGGTTGTTTTTGAAGATAAACTTGAGGAAATTATCGAGCAGAAGGTAGATGAGGAGCAATTTAAGCAAGACATAAAACCAAAGCCCAAAGAAAAGATAAAAAAACCGGAAAAAAAGAAGCCTGTTAAGCCCGAAAAAATAGTAGAAAAGAAGCATATCTGCGAAAATTGCGCGAAACCTGAAAAAACCGCAGATGAAACTACCGAAAAATCTTTTGCAAAATCCAGTGCCGGCTCAAATATGCAAGCCGATAACGACGTAAATGCTATCGGAGGTAGCAAAAGCAGCGGAAGCGCGATAAACGAACAAGTCGGCGGATCGAATTTAAGCGGTGAAATTTATGCCGCTCTTAAAAAACATATGACATATCCTAAAAGGGCTCTTGAAAGAAAGATAGAAGGCAGAGTAGTGTTGGAATTTAGGCAAATCGACGAGAAAAAGTTCGAATATATCAAAGTAACGGAGTCTAGCGGATATAGAATTCTTGATATGCATGCTATAAAAATAGTAAATTCAGCCGCAAGATCTCTTCCGAAAGAGTCTCATAATCTAGTTATAACCGTGCCGATATCGTTTGATATCAACAACTTTTAA
- a CDS encoding ExbD/TolR family protein → MDVKEDFKLNVVPLIDVMLVLLTIVLCAASFIEYGKVEVQLPKASQGEKEFPKERAEILLKVDGEIALDDEVLHLDTLKERLSEFPKDKFILFKGDEKAEFGKFVDILQILKELGLSNFLIMTEVKR, encoded by the coding sequence ATGGATGTCAAGGAAGATTTTAAACTAAACGTTGTTCCGCTCATTGACGTTATGCTTGTGCTTTTAACGATAGTACTTTGTGCGGCAAGCTTTATAGAATACGGCAAAGTTGAAGTTCAACTTCCAAAAGCAAGCCAAGGCGAAAAGGAATTTCCAAAAGAGAGGGCCGAAATTTTACTAAAAGTCGATGGAGAGATAGCTTTGGATGATGAGGTGCTTCATTTGGATACTCTTAAAGAGCGATTAAGTGAATTTCCGAAAGATAAATTTATACTGTTTAAAGGCGACGAAAAAGCCGAATTTGGAAAATTTGTAGATATCTTGCAAATTTTAAAAGAGCTTGGTCTTTCAAATTTTTTAATTATGACAGAGGTTAAGCGGTGA
- a CDS encoding TonB-dependent receptor plug domain-containing protein produces the protein MKKQMLIMSSIAAMSMVGYAKDVQLADLNVTANLSGGDTIQKQGKYLGESKVSRDTIESLPSVNRGLTDILKVNPSVQFSNSQITSKNSGEIDPQDISINGAKFYQNNFMIDGFNINNDLNPAQRIQDQTNIPGKILPDLGSVSQGINIDTGLIESITVHDSSVSAKYGGFEGGVIDTKTKDPQKGFHGKISTSHTSDKVTKFYIDKADKEGFENSYEHTNQPKFTKWKQILELSGYLTDDFGLIFNYSQSRSKIPLVGYDSRFVSDKKDSYEKERVQKRKNENFFLKAKWLPTDRLSITPVIMYAPSSGTYFNATTKDSKQIMKSGGFYAAVDVNYDFDWLNFEQVLGYSKLESSRDAEKEYWIQWMPSKKRPWGKTNSYEGGFGDFIQEQETFSYNAALDFAPIEFVNIEHNFGAGFEFKHSKGSFEIPNGFYAVTATKLLKPGEKCAPNDPWCSMDAGVGGKNHYQTIWSKYNKGKIDAKVNQFSLWLEDEMKIGNLSLRPGLRFDSDDYMNKDTLAPRFSSKYDIFGDDSSNVTLGLNRYYGRSAFAYALKDGKNKLQSRWIRKDKTKYSQWIEDTAWNSRNQKSDYLFRELKIPYNDELALGFNQKFSNFYLALKYVKRNAKDQVTLSRASKEGVTPDGSKYKTDVKVYANNGRSKTDVYTLTLSNINAYEIQGTKHTFQLGFNYQNKKTNAATYNDDVSSEDFDRTIKLDGKYIKFTDKPATDFNTNWTLNLFTVSYFPQINMKWGNTFTLKDGHEYINHVGKETYKGEKIDVYETKKLRNAFSWDTAFGFEWNMPRQSKLFANIDILNVLNRKNAVGEENKFILSSKEFANVQTYQTGRQFWFEVGYKW, from the coding sequence TTGAAAAAGCAAATGCTTATAATGAGTTCGATTGCGGCTATGTCTATGGTTGGCTACGCAAAAGATGTTCAGCTTGCAGACTTAAATGTCACTGCAAATTTGTCAGGCGGAGATACTATACAAAAACAGGGTAAGTATCTAGGCGAGTCGAAAGTGTCAAGAGATACTATAGAGTCTTTGCCTTCCGTAAATAGAGGTCTTACGGATATACTTAAAGTAAATCCGAGTGTTCAGTTTAGTAATTCTCAAATTACGTCTAAAAATTCGGGAGAGATTGATCCTCAGGATATAAGTATAAACGGAGCTAAATTTTATCAAAACAACTTTATGATAGATGGGTTTAATATCAACAATGACCTAAATCCTGCCCAAAGAATACAAGATCAAACAAATATTCCCGGTAAAATTTTGCCTGATTTGGGATCTGTTTCTCAAGGCATAAATATAGATACCGGTCTTATCGAAAGCATTACGGTCCATGATAGCTCTGTTAGCGCTAAATACGGCGGATTTGAAGGCGGTGTTATAGACACTAAGACAAAAGATCCGCAAAAAGGTTTTCACGGCAAGATAAGCACTTCTCATACAAGCGATAAGGTTACGAAATTTTATATAGATAAGGCCGATAAGGAAGGATTTGAAAATTCGTATGAGCATACAAATCAACCAAAATTTACAAAATGGAAGCAAATTTTAGAGCTTTCAGGATATCTGACCGATGATTTCGGACTTATATTTAATTATTCTCAATCAAGATCAAAGATACCTCTTGTCGGTTATGATTCAAGATTCGTTAGCGATAAAAAAGACTCTTACGAAAAAGAAAGAGTTCAAAAACGCAAAAACGAGAATTTTTTCTTGAAAGCAAAATGGCTTCCTACCGATCGCTTAAGCATTACTCCTGTTATTATGTATGCGCCAAGTAGCGGAACATATTTCAATGCTACGACAAAAGATAGCAAACAGATTATGAAATCAGGAGGATTTTATGCTGCAGTAGATGTTAATTATGATTTTGATTGGTTAAATTTTGAGCAGGTATTAGGGTATTCAAAGCTTGAAAGCTCAAGAGATGCCGAGAAAGAATACTGGATACAATGGATGCCTAGCAAGAAACGTCCTTGGGGTAAAACCAATAGCTATGAAGGCGGTTTTGGGGATTTTATCCAAGAACAAGAGACATTTTCTTATAACGCGGCCTTAGATTTTGCGCCTATTGAATTTGTAAATATAGAGCATAATTTCGGAGCGGGTTTTGAGTTTAAGCACTCTAAAGGTTCTTTTGAAATTCCAAACGGATTTTATGCGGTGACTGCTACTAAGCTTTTAAAACCGGGCGAGAAATGTGCGCCAAATGATCCATGGTGCTCTATGGATGCGGGCGTTGGCGGTAAAAATCACTACCAAACTATTTGGAGTAAATACAACAAAGGAAAGATAGACGCAAAAGTAAATCAATTCTCTCTTTGGCTTGAAGATGAGATGAAAATAGGAAATTTGTCACTCAGACCCGGACTTAGATTTGATTCCGATGATTATATGAACAAAGATACTTTGGCTCCAAGGTTTAGTTCAAAATATGATATCTTTGGAGATGATTCTTCAAATGTGACCCTAGGATTAAATAGATATTACGGAAGGAGTGCTTTTGCTTATGCTTTAAAAGACGGTAAAAATAAACTTCAGTCAAGATGGATCAGAAAAGACAAAACAAAATATAGCCAATGGATAGAAGATACGGCATGGAATAGTAGAAATCAAAAGAGCGATTATTTATTTAGGGAGCTAAAAATTCCTTATAATGACGAATTGGCTCTTGGTTTTAATCAAAAATTTTCAAATTTTTATTTGGCTTTAAAATATGTAAAAAGAAATGCTAAAGACCAAGTGACTTTAAGTAGAGCTTCTAAAGAAGGCGTGACGCCCGACGGAAGCAAATATAAGACTGACGTTAAAGTTTATGCAAATAACGGAAGAAGTAAAACCGATGTATATACTTTAACGCTTTCAAATATCAATGCTTACGAAATACAAGGAACAAAGCATACATTTCAACTAGGATTTAACTATCAAAACAAAAAGACGAATGCCGCAACTTATAATGATGACGTGAGTTCTGAAGATTTTGATAGAACGATAAAACTGGACGGTAAATATATAAAATTTACGGATAAGCCGGCAACCGATTTTAACACAAACTGGACTTTAAATTTATTTACCGTGTCGTACTTTCCTCAAATTAATATGAAATGGGGCAATACATTTACTCTTAAAGACGGACATGAATATATTAATCATGTAGGCAAAGAGACCTACAAAGGCGAAAAAATAGATGTTTATGAAACCAAAAAACTACGTAATGCGTTTAGTTGGGATACCGCTTTCGGTTTTGAGTGGAATATGCCTAGGCAGTCTAAACTATTTGCAAATATAGACATCTTAAATGTTTTAAATAGAAAAAATGCAGTCGGCGAAGAAAATAAATTTATACTATCTTCAAAAGAGTTTGCTAATGTGCAAACTTACCAAACAGGCAGACAATTTTGGTTTGAGGTCGGCTACAAGTGGTAG
- a CDS encoding ATP-binding cassette domain-containing protein, with protein sequence MKVIECQNLTQYFGKKKIYENLNFSVEQGCVVGLLGKNGVGKSTTINILMGNLKPTSGRCLIYGEESDKLSAKTRARIGLLYEGHVTYDYLKIIDLYKLYEQEYRVRFKKERFYDLFKKLEVDEKQKISTLSCGQRSQVVLGLIFASDPDLLILDDYSLGLDTGYRRLFVEYLKDFIKKGDKSVLMTTHIVNDLDGLLNELIIMRKNHKPLQIGFDEFMTTFKGFSLNKDVDIKGIKEIQSVLELSNQKQIFGFFKDEIPCSKEINLSFEDAFLGLTGRY encoded by the coding sequence ATGAAGGTTATCGAGTGTCAAAATTTAACTCAGTATTTCGGCAAAAAGAAAATTTATGAAAATTTAAACTTTAGCGTAGAGCAAGGTTGCGTAGTAGGACTTCTCGGTAAAAACGGAGTAGGCAAATCAACTACCATAAATATACTTATGGGAAATTTAAAGCCCACTTCGGGCAGATGTTTGATATACGGCGAAGAGAGCGACAAACTAAGCGCTAAAACCAGAGCTAGAATCGGGCTTTTATACGAGGGACACGTTACTTATGACTATTTAAAAATTATAGATCTGTATAAACTTTATGAGCAAGAGTATAGGGTAAGATTTAAAAAAGAGCGTTTTTATGATCTTTTTAAAAAGCTTGAAGTGGATGAAAAGCAAAAAATTTCAACTCTATCTTGCGGACAAAGATCTCAAGTCGTGCTCGGGCTTATTTTTGCCAGCGATCCCGATCTGCTTATCTTGGATGATTACTCTTTAGGGCTTGATACGGGATACAGAAGACTTTTTGTGGAGTATTTAAAAGATTTTATCAAAAAGGGCGATAAAAGCGTTTTGATGACAACGCATATCGTAAATGATTTGGACGGGCTTTTAAACGAATTAATTATTATGAGGAAAAATCATAAACCGCTTCAAATCGGCTTTGATGAGTTTATGACCACGTTTAAAGGGTTTAGCCTAAATAAAGATGTCGATATAAAGGGTATTAAAGAGATACAAAGCGTGCTTGAGCTTAGTAATCAAAAGCAAATTTTTGGATTTTTCAAAGATGAAATTCCTTGTTCAAAAGAGATAAATTTAAGCTTTGAAGATGCTTTTTTGGGTCTTACGGGGAGATATTGA
- a CDS encoding ChuX/HutX family heme-like substrate-binding protein, producing the protein MLKGIIISVQNSGLSGYLKASDIDKIFFVTQTFIGMLSKSVRFYDKNGENIFKIYIPTDENKKLLQAQKLN; encoded by the coding sequence GTGCTAAAGGGTATTATAATTTCGGTACAAAACTCCGGTTTAAGCGGATATCTAAAGGCAAGTGATATAGATAAGATATTTTTTGTAACTCAAACTTTCATAGGAATGCTATCAAAATCAGTGCGGTTTTATGACAAAAATGGTGAAAATATCTTTAAAATTTATATTCCAACAGATGAAAACAAAAAACTTTTGCAAGCCCAAAAGCTAAATTGA
- a CDS encoding dynamin family protein, giving the protein MQILKQTYIKYLQDVSAILSPLKFDVKKQEELIDSLRATELIVPVVGGFSAGKSTLINSFLGSGVLPTNITPETALATELRYGEESYFEAVKENGDSDRYDLAQTDEIKERAAEYKFLRLYLNNENLKAIEPLVLVDMPGFDSPIQLHNQAILSYLSKGKYFIVLISVEDGNITSSVLRELQNINEFGKGFSFCVSKANLRAPSDVDLIKNRIEEQLKDYLDYQKDVTVIGLDSGGELKNILEKIDSKELFKNMFESELKQSSFEAQSAIDTTKSALKSSKEEAQNAINELKRGIENLKAKKQAALNEIQSRYSDGSVNSVIAAVANDINMNIDTLASLAAVNQQGFAAELNGIIKTSLVREIKNKMSDIGSQLVDNFSLEMRSLNLTDFKIDDVWIEKISQTTKEFLQKAQSGLIDFSKKLKSGENAGRLYKAITTIIGLTTTVINPLLEVVIVFLPEIILFFTQGYAENKKREQAREQIINSVIPSVKTKLRSEMPSLLNEQISAMIEAVSDKFEEQLRQKEAEISKAVKEKGDDVQDIEAQILALENAKEEIKTLTTKILYAKD; this is encoded by the coding sequence ATGCAAATTTTAAAGCAAACGTATATCAAATACTTGCAAGACGTGTCGGCGATACTAAGCCCTTTAAAATTCGACGTAAAAAAACAGGAAGAGTTGATAGACTCTTTGCGGGCAACAGAGCTTATCGTACCCGTTGTAGGTGGCTTTAGCGCAGGCAAAAGTACGCTGATAAACTCATTTTTAGGCTCAGGCGTGCTGCCTACAAACATCACTCCCGAAACCGCGCTCGCTACCGAGCTGAGATACGGCGAAGAAAGCTATTTTGAGGCGGTAAAAGAAAACGGCGATAGTGATAGATACGATCTTGCTCAAACAGACGAGATCAAAGAAAGGGCTGCCGAATATAAATTTTTACGCCTTTATCTAAATAACGAAAATCTAAAGGCTATCGAGCCTTTAGTGCTGGTCGATATGCCGGGCTTTGACTCGCCTATACAGTTACATAATCAAGCCATTTTGAGCTACCTTAGCAAAGGTAAATACTTCATCGTACTAATTAGCGTCGAGGACGGCAATATCACAAGCAGCGTACTAAGAGAGCTACAAAACATCAACGAATTCGGCAAAGGTTTTTCGTTTTGTGTGAGCAAGGCGAATTTAAGAGCGCCAAGCGACGTAGATTTGATAAAAAATAGGATAGAAGAGCAACTGAAAGACTATCTTGATTATCAAAAAGACGTAACAGTCATTGGGCTTGACAGCGGAGGCGAGCTAAAAAATATCCTTGAAAAAATCGACTCGAAAGAGCTTTTTAAAAATATGTTTGAGAGCGAGCTAAAGCAAAGCTCTTTTGAGGCGCAAAGCGCTATCGACACCACCAAATCAGCTCTAAAAAGCTCTAAAGAAGAGGCACAAAACGCTATAAACGAACTAAAGCGAGGCATAGAAAATCTAAAAGCCAAAAAGCAAGCCGCGCTTAATGAAATACAAAGCAGATACTCGGACGGTAGCGTAAATTCCGTTATTGCAGCGGTTGCTAACGATATAAATATGAACATCGACACTCTAGCAAGCCTTGCCGCCGTAAATCAACAAGGTTTTGCCGCTGAGCTAAACGGCATCATAAAAACCTCGCTAGTGCGCGAGATAAAAAATAAAATGAGCGATATCGGCTCGCAGCTAGTAGATAACTTTAGCCTTGAGATGAGAAGCTTAAATTTGACCGATTTCAAGATAGACGATGTATGGATAGAAAAAATCTCGCAAACAACAAAAGAGTTTTTGCAAAAAGCCCAAAGTGGACTTATAGATTTTAGCAAAAAGCTAAAAAGCGGCGAAAATGCAGGCAGACTATATAAAGCCATAACCACCATCATAGGCCTTACTACGACGGTTATAAATCCGCTTTTAGAGGTCGTTATCGTATTTTTGCCTGAGATCATCTTGTTTTTCACCCAAGGATATGCCGAAAATAAAAAACGCGAGCAAGCAAGAGAACAGATAATAAACAGCGTCATTCCGTCGGTAAAAACAAAGCTTAGAAGCGAGATGCCGTCCTTGTTAAACGAGCAAATAAGCGCGATGATAGAAGCCGTAAGCGATAAATTTGAAGAGCAGCTCCGTCAAAAAGAGGCTGAAATATCAAAAGCCGTAAAGGAAAAAGGCGACGACGTACAGGATATCGAGGCTCAAATTTTGGCTCTTGAAAACGCAAAAGAAGAGATAAAGACGCTAACGACTAAAATTTTATATGCAAAGGACTAA